TCGGTTATAACTGCCTCGGCTGGGATTTTCAGTGCATTTTCTTTTTTGCCAAGAATAATATCAACATCAACATCAAATCCAGATTTTATCGTTTCATCTAATTTTAAAATTTTGATACTTGTCTTAATCATGGTATCAATTCCCTGAGCAGATTGAACCTTGCTTGCAACAGGGCTTATATAATCAATAACCCCCTCGTATTCCCTGTCGTAAAATTTAACCTTTGCCTTTTGCCCTACCTTAAGATTTACAACATCATATTGATTAACATTTATTGAGACCTTAAGATTTCGAGTGTCTTCTAATGTTAAAATGATTCCCTGAGATGGTGAACCTTCCTTGGCATTCAGAGCTGTAACAATTCCATCAAAATCTGCAGTAATATACCTTTGCTGCTTACTTATATTATCCTTGATACTCAAAACATTAAGCCTTGCAATCTCCACCTGCTTTTCTTGTATTTTAATCTGATTATCTATGCTTTTAGATGATGTTTGCTCCTTTAAATTCTCAAGCTGTATCTTTGCAATCTCCAATTGATTTTCTGCAATCTTTAACTGATTTGTAAGGTCCTGAACCTCAAACTCTAAAAGCTTTTGCCCCTTTTTAACCCTTTCCCCTTCACTAACGTAAATTTTAACAACCTTGCTTCCAACTCCAAAGTAATCCTTCTTATCCTTTGACTCAACCACCCCACTTGTTGAAAACAACGAAACAATCTCTCCTCTTTTAACCGTATCCGTCGTA
The Caloramator mitchellensis genome window above contains:
- a CDS encoding efflux RND transporter periplasmic adaptor subunit, producing the protein MKKAVKVISIILVVLSLFMLVIMSFNRKIKKGTEVTTDTVKRGEIVSLFSTSGVVESKDKKDYFGVGSKVVKIYVSEGERVKKGQKLLEFEVQDLTNQLKIAENQLEIAKIQLENLKEQTSSKSIDNQIKIQEKQVEIARLNVLSIKDNISKQQRYITADFDGIVTALNAKEGSPSQGIILTLEDTRNLKVSINVNQYDVVNLKVGQKAKVKFYDREYEGVIDYISPVASKVQSAQGIDTMIKTSIKILKLDETIKSGFDVDVDIILGKKENALKIPAEAVITDKYGNEFVFLFNEGMANKKKIKTGFTSDVDVEVLEGLKEGDKVILNPPSTLTDGAKVSEKEVKE